From a single Peromyscus maniculatus bairdii isolate BWxNUB_F1_BW_parent chromosome 4, HU_Pman_BW_mat_3.1, whole genome shotgun sequence genomic region:
- the LOC102928452 gene encoding olfactory receptor 8K3-like — MEKGNLTVLTEFILKGITDRPELQTPLFVLLLIVYLISAVGNVGIIILTKVDSRLQTPMYFFLGHLALTDLGYSTAVGPKMLLNFVTEHSSVSYYLCGTQLAFFLLFITCELFILSAMSYDRYVAICNPLLYMAIMSQRICWVLVAIPYLYSVFVSLVVTLRIFTLSFCGHNIINHFFCDCIPLISLLCSNTLEVELIIRFFATFDLISSLLVVLVSYLLIFIAILRMKSPEGRRKAFSTCGSHLTVVTVFYGTLIFMYVQPKSSQSFETDKVSSIFYTLVIPMLNPLIYSLRNKDVKDAIERTWRKMANIFS; from the coding sequence ATGGAGAAAGGGAATCTCACAGTGCTGACTGAATTCATTCTGAAAGGCATCACTGACCGTCCTGAGCTGCAGACCCCACTATTTGTGTTGCTCCTCATTGTCTATCTCATCTCTGCAGTGGGCAATGTAGGCATCATCATCCTCACTAAGGTGGACTCCAGGCTGCAAACACCCATGTACTTTTTTCTAGGACATCTGGCTCTCACTGACCTTGGATATTCTACAGCTGTGGGACCCAAAATGTTACTGAATTTTGTTACAGAGCATAGTTCAGTCTCCTATTATCTTTGTGGTACACAgctagctttctttcttctttttattacttGTGAACTATTTATACTGTCTGCCATGTCCTATGACCGTTATGTCGCTATATGTAACCCTCTGCTCTACATGGCTATCATGTCACAAAGAATATGTTGGGTGCTGGTGGCAATCCCATATCTGTACAGTGTATTTGTGTCTCTAGTTGTCACCCTAAGGATATTCACTTTATCCTTCTGTGGACACAATATCATCAATCATTTCTTCTGTGACTGTATCCCCTTGATATCTTTGCTCTGTTCAAACACACTTGAGGTTGAATTGATAATTAGGTTCTTTGCAacttttgatttgatttcttctctACTGGTTGTACTTGTGTCTTACCTGCTTATCTTCATAGCCATTCTGAGGATGAAATCTCCTGAGGGGAGGCGCAAGGctttttcaacctgtgggtcccaccTGACTGTGGTCACTGTCTTCTATGGGACTTTGATATTCATGTATGTGCAGCCCAAGTCCAGTCAATCATTTGAAACTGATAAAGTGTCTTCCATATTTTACACTCTTGTTATCCCAATGTTGAATCCCTTAATCTATAGCTTGAGGAATAAAGATGTAAAAGATGCCATAGAAAGAACCTGGAGAAAGATGGCCaacattttttcttaa